Proteins from one Pleurocapsa minor HA4230-MV1 genomic window:
- a CDS encoding nitrate ABC transporter ATP-binding protein (This model describes the ATP binding subunits of ATP-binding cassette (ABC) transporters for nitrate transport, or for bicarbonate transport, in bacteria and archaea.), with protein MQISNSTLPNNISATNSATFLEFDSVAKIYPTDKGKGSYTVLEDVNLSIQEGEFVCLIGHSGCGKSTLLSMVSGLNKPSIGEIRLKNQRITQPGPDRMVIFQNYSLLPWKTAYENVYLAVEQVYKHKSPQEKKDITLEHLELVGLSEAIHKKPAQLSGGMKQRVAIARALATRPEVLIMDEPFGALDPITREEMQEELVKIWQDHRCTVLMITHDIDEALFLSDRLVMMTNGPSANIGEVLDIPFPRPRDRQKMMEDPKYFKLRNHALDFLFRRFAHDDALE; from the coding sequence ATGCAAATTTCCAACAGTACCTTACCAAATAATATTTCAGCTACTAACTCAGCAACTTTTTTAGAATTTGACAGCGTTGCCAAAATTTATCCCACCGATAAGGGTAAAGGTAGTTACACAGTTTTAGAAGACGTAAATCTTAGTATTCAAGAAGGCGAATTTGTCTGCTTAATTGGACATTCTGGTTGCGGTAAATCTACTCTTTTGAGTATGGTATCGGGCTTAAATAAACCTAGTATTGGCGAGATTCGTCTCAAAAATCAACGTATTACCCAGCCTGGGCCCGATCGCATGGTAATCTTTCAAAATTACTCTTTGCTACCTTGGAAAACTGCCTACGAAAATGTTTATTTAGCAGTAGAACAAGTTTATAAACATAAATCTCCTCAAGAGAAAAAAGATATTACTTTAGAACATTTAGAATTAGTTGGTTTAAGCGAAGCGATTCATAAAAAACCCGCTCAACTTTCAGGGGGAATGAAACAACGGGTAGCGATCGCTCGTGCTTTGGCGACTCGTCCTGAAGTACTAATTATGGATGAACCTTTTGGGGCATTAGATCCGATTACTAGGGAAGAAATGCAAGAAGAATTAGTCAAAATCTGGCAGGATCATCGCTGTACAGTTTTAATGATTACCCACGATATCGACGAGGCTTTATTTCTTAGCGATCGCTTAGTAATGATGACCAATGGCCCATCGGCTAATATTGGCGAAGTTTTAGATATTCCTTTTCCTCGTCCTCGCGATCGCCAAAAAATGATGGAAGATCCTAAATATTTTAAATTGCGTAATCATGCCCTTGATTTTCTCTTTCGTCGTTTTGCCCATGATGACGCTTTGGAGTAA